The sequence below is a genomic window from Terriglobia bacterium.
CCACAAGATCGAAGGAGTTGGGATTGGCTACACTCCTCCACTCTGGGAGCCGACTCTCGTGGACGACATCCTGCCGGTCCGAACAGACGACGCCAAGGACATGGCGAGGCGCATCGCGCGGGAGGAGGCCCTCTTCGCGGGGACGTCTTCCGGAGCCAACGTCGTCGCCGCGATTCAAGTGGCAAAGCGGCTGGGACCGGATGCCAAGGTGGTCACGGTGATGGCCGATTCTGGCCTGAAGTACTTGAGCACCGATGTGTACAGGAGCAGATAAGACACGGTCTCGATCACAGTGGGGTTGAACCGATAGAACCAAGCTGCATGCACCGAAAGGAGAAACCCCGTGCAATATCTGCTGATCATCTGCCACGATGACTCCTTTACTCCAACTGAGACCTTGATAAAGGAGATCGTCGCCTGGATCAAGAAAATGGAAGGTCGCGGAATCCGAGTATACGGAAACCCACTGCGACCACCCAGCGACGCCACGACTGTGCGAGTACGCGAAGGTAACGTGGTGCTCACAAACGGGCCATTCGCTAAGTCCAAGGAAAAAATGTGCGCGTACGAGCTGATTGAGTGCGCAAGCCCCGAAGAAGCCATTGACATAGCGTCCCGGCATCCCATGGCAAAGGCGGCAACGATTGAGGTAAGACCAATTTGGAATGAATTGGCCAGTTGACAGAGCGTTTCCCAACTTCGTCAGGTGCCCCGTTGTGGCATAAGAATTCATT
It includes:
- a CDS encoding YciI family protein; its protein translation is MQYLLIICHDDSFTPTETLIKEIVAWIKKMEGRGIRVYGNPLRPPSDATTVRVREGNVVLTNGPFAKSKEKMCAYELIECASPEEAIDIASRHPMAKAATIEVRPIWNELAS